The genome window ATTGGATGGCAGAAGCAAAACACAATAATGATGCATTCACTAAACAATTGTATGAAACTTTAAAACACCTGAAAAATGGAGTGGTTATAGGCCATAACCTCTCTTTTGATTTTTGGTTTATTTCTTATGAGTCTGACAGACTTGGACTTGCAGGACCGGATATTCGATTTATAGACACTCTCAGTCTTGCCCGAAAAATACTTCCCGACAGGAATTGCTATCAATTAGGAAGTCTGTTGAAGGAATTTGACATCAAGATAAGTGGTGAATTGCACACTGCAATCACAGATGCTGAAGCAACAAGAGCGCTTTTCTGGAAATTGATAGAAAAGGTGGGCATCTCAACCGTAGGAGAAGCCGGACTGAAAAAACTCAAATGGTCAAGTTTTTAAATAGGAGAAATAGCTATGAAAGGAGAACCAACCAGTTTTTGGGCAAAACTTAATCAAAATGAAGAGGGTGAAATCCTGGAATGGCATTCATTAATAGCTCATTCAGCAGATGTGGCCGCTGTAACGGAATCACTTTTTACCCGGACCATTTTAAACCAACGTATAGCGTCACTCATTGGCTGGGAAAAATTATCCGATGCGCATGTCGCTCGTCTTTCGGTTCTTGCAGCTATCCATGATGCCGGTAAGGTTAATCACGGTTTTCAGAATAAAATGTACAAATCCAAACAACCGAAGGCCGGACATGTTTCCCCAATTGTTGAGTTGCTTGATGCGGATCTCAAATACCAAGAAATGTTTTTGATTCCCCTTGGTATTGATAAGGTCTTGCAATGGTTTCCTGATCAAATTCCCGCCATTCATTTTTTGCTTGCTACGTGGGGCCATCACGGGCGACCGGTTCCTATTCAACATCATTTTAAAGCTACCTTATGGAAAGAAACCGATGGCAGAAATCCTAGAAAGGTTTAAAGGAATTGGAGAGGCCGTTCAGCATCTGGTTCCCAAATGCTTTTAAAGAGAATATTCGAGCCATTTCCTGCAGATCCGGTTTTTCAGCATACTTTCAACGGACTGCTTGACTTTGGCTGATTGGCTGGGTTCAGATCCAAAGTTTTTCAAGTTTTCTGAAACTGAAGATCATTACATAGATACAGCTCGTAAAAACGCAGAATATGCAATAGAGAAACTGGCGCTTGATCCTCAAAAACCGAGAAAACAGCTTGAGGCAGATCCAATTCAGTTTAACCGAATAGCAGATTTTAAACCGTTCGACATTCAACAACAGTGTCTTGATCTACCGATACATAAGAGTGGCAGTCTTTCAATTCTGGAATCGGATACAGGGTCCGGAAAAACGGAGGCAGCGATTGCGCGATTTGTCCGTTTGTACCAGGAAGGATTAGTTGACGGAATGTATTTTGCAGTCCCTACGCGGAGTGCGGCCACTCAACTTTATGAACGGGTGGTTGAAGCAACACGGAATGCATTTCCGGTTGAAAAGACAAGGCCACCGGTAGTACAAGCCGTTTCAGGATATATTAAAGCAGATGCAGAAGAAGCACAGGCTCTGCCAGATTTTAAAGTTCTTATGGCCGGAAGATAAACGCGATCTTCTTCGCGAAAGAGGGTGGGCGGCAGAACATCCCAAAAGATATTTGGCAGGTGCAATCGTGGTGGGTACTATTGATCAGGTATTTCTTTCCACATTGCAGGTAAACCATGCGCATATGCGGGCCGCAGCACTGCTTCGACATTTTCTTGTAGTAGATGAGGTGCATTCTTCCGATGCATATATGACCAAATTATTGGATCGAGTTTTGGATTATCACCTGGCTGCGGGTGGACATGCACTTTTAATGTCAGCCACCCTCGGTACAGCCTCACGGATTCACCTGACTACAAAAAAACGAAATAAAGTTCCTGCACCGGATGAAGCTAAAAATATTTCTTATCCGCTTCTCACGCATGTCGATTCCACAAGAAAAAATCCCGAAGAATATCACGCATCCTCCTCCGGGAAGCAGAAGAAAGTGAAAATAGAGACGAAGGGTTTTGCAGCTTCAGAAGATGAAATTGCAACGATTGCGATTGAGCAAGCAAAAGCCGGAGCCAGAGTACTCATTATTCGAAACCTTGTGAAGGACTGTGTGAAAACTCAAAAAGCGCTGGAGGATAAATTAGGAACAGAATCCGACTCACTTGTTTCAAAGTAAACAACATTGCCGCACCCCATCACTCGCGGTTTGCCCCGGATGACAGAAAACGCCTGGATCATGAAATTGAAAAAACCTTTGGAAAGAAAACTGAGACAAACATTCTGTTATTAGCCGTGGCCACTCAAACGGTTGAACAGAGCCTGGATATCGACGCGGATATTTTAATTACCGATCTATGTCCGATGGATGTATTGCTGCAACGAATTGGGCAGGCTCGCATCGTCACGAGCGAGACCGTCCTGAAGGATTTGAAACGGCCAGATGTGTAATTCTGACTCCGGGAGATCGGCGATTTGACCGAATCCATTGATCATAATGGAAAAGGCTCAAAAGGAAAACATGGATTGGGCACCGTTTATCAAGACTTGCGGACGATTGAAGCCACCTGGCAGGTGCTGGAAGATGAAAATATGGAATACTGGAATATTCCGGAACACAATCGTGAACTGGTGGAACGAGCCACACATCCAACTCATCCTCCGGTCATTGGTTGAAAGAGTTTGAAGGAAAATGGGTTCAGCATCAGGAACATATAGCAGGACAGGAATTTGCCGACAAACAACTGCCCGGACTGGTGGGAATCGACTTCAACAAACCGTTTGGTGAGTCGGGATTTGCAGAGGATCTAAAGCAAGT of Balneolaceae bacterium contains these proteins:
- a CDS encoding 3'-5' exonuclease; amino-acid sequence: MKANSYFIQEIRLNKPGGSKSVELANLIFFDIETTGLRPDRGAKVTEIAIIDRNNCLFNWMAEAKHNNDAFTKQLYETLKHLKNGVVIGHNLSFDFWFISYESDRLGLAGPDIRFIDTLSLARKILPDRNCYQLGSLLKEFDIKISGELHTAITDAEATRALFWKLIEKVGISTVGEAGLKKLKWSSF
- a CDS encoding CRISPR-associated endonuclease Cas3'', which produces MKGEPTSFWAKLNQNEEGEILEWHSLIAHSADVAAVTESLFTRTILNQRIASLIGWEKLSDAHVARLSVLAAIHDAGKVNHGFQNKMYKSKQPKAGHVSPIVELLDADLKYQEMFLIPLGIDKVLQWFPDQIPAIHFLLATWGHHGRPVPIQHHFKATLWKETDGRNPRKV